In Cryptomeria japonica chromosome 10, Sugi_1.0, whole genome shotgun sequence, a genomic segment contains:
- the LOC131079164 gene encoding two-component response regulator ORR3 has product MAAKMRGDGNDEKEEAVYGDSVTSAEVESCEAHHVLAVDDCVIDRMVIKRLLRTDSVKVTAVESAAKALEVLGVNEAQHPGVSNNETYKYSMIITDYCMPGMTGYDLLKKLKEIKGLKDIPVVMMSSENVPHRIQRCMEEGAKDFIIKPVQLQDIQKLINHIKVEQPVSSTSSASAAIVSACKRKRNKVVPQDSESRVRPRIGGVAVA; this is encoded by the exons ATGGCCGCGAAAATGAGGGGAGATGGAAATGATGAGAAGGAGGAGGCTGTTTATGGAGATTCTGTGACTTCTGCTGAAGTTGAGAGTTGTGAAGCTCATCATGTGTTGGCCGTTGATGACTGCGTGATCGATCGGATGGTCATTAAACGACTGTTGCGGACGGATTCTGTTAAAG TTACTGCGGTTGAAAGTGCTGCTAAAGCTCTGGAAGTGCTTGGAGTAAACGAAGCGCAACATCCTGGGGTTTCTAATAAC GAAACATATAAATACAGCATGATCATTACAGACTACTGCATGCCAGGGATGACAGGCTACGATCTTCTCAAGAAGCTCAAG GAAATCAAAGGATTAAAGGACATACCGGTTGTGATGATGTCATCTGAGAATGTACCTCATCGGATTCAAAG ATGTATGGAAGAAGGAGCCAAGGATTTTATCATCAAGCCTGTGCAGTTACAGGACATCCAGAAGCTGATAAATCACATAAAGGTAGAACAACCTGTAAGTAGTACTTCTAGTGCCAGTGCTGCCATTGTCAGTGCCTGTAAAAGGAAGAGAAACAAGGTGGTTCCACAAGACTCAGAGAGTCGAGTAAGACCTCGAATCGGTGGTGTTGCTGTGGCGTAA